The following proteins are co-located in the Raphanus sativus cultivar WK10039 unplaced genomic scaffold, ASM80110v3 Scaffold0271, whole genome shotgun sequence genome:
- the LOC108847904 gene encoding casein kinase 1-like protein HD16 — translation MPELRSGARRLRQPSNPQAIEPAENIQLPRQPATRRRGGGRGRGNAAAPPRPTGGAGRGRGIRLIDLEAEPVVGEPAFNQVEGVADKDNAMEGGSGEKIVGVEEDLSSAPVPERVQVGNSPVYKTERKLGKGGFGQVFVGRRVSGGSDRIGADAIEVALKFEHRNSKGCNFGPPYEWQVYNTLNGCYGVPAVHHKGRQGDFYILVMDMLGPSLWDVWNSSGQSMSPNMVACIAVESISILEKFHMKGFVHGDVKPENFLLGQPGTADEKKLYLIDLGLASKWKDSHSGQHVEYDQRPDVFRGTIRYASVNAHLGRTGSRRDDLESLAYTLIFLLKGRLPWQGFQGDNKSFLVSKKKMSTSPELMCCFSPPPFKLFLEAVTNMKFDEEPNYGKLISLFDTLIEPCALSRPIRIDGALKVGQKRGRLLLNLEEDEQPKKKIRVGSPATQWISVYNGRRPMKQRYHYNVGETRLRQHVQKGNEDGLLISCVASAANLWALIMDAGTGFNSQVYELSPVFLHKDWIMEQWEKNYYISSIAGSDNGSSLVVMSKGTTYSQQSYKVSDSFPFKWINKKWKEDFHVTSMTTAGNRWGVVMSRNSGFSDQVVELDFLYPSDGIHRRWENGYRITSMAATADQAAFILSIPKRKMVDETQETLRTTAFPSTHVKDKWAKNLYIASICYGRTVC, via the exons ATGCCAGAGTTAAGAAGTGGAGCACGTAGATTGAGACAACCTAGCAACCCTCAGGCGATTGAACCGGCGGAAAACATCCAGCTTCCTCGTCAGCCTGCAACAAGGAGAAGAGGTGGTGGTAGAGGAAGGGGAAACGCTGCTGCACCTCCGAGACCCACTGGTGGGGCTGGTAGAGGCCGAGGCATCAGGTTAATAGATTTAGAGGCGGAACCTGTGGTTGGTGAACCTGCTTTTAATCAAGTCGAAGGGGTAGCTGATAAGGATAACGCTATGGAAGGTGGTAGCGGTGAGAAAATAGTTGGTGTGGAAGAAGATTTGAGCTCAGCTCCTGTCCCTGAAAGG GTACAAGTTGGAAACTCTCCTGTTTATAAGACTGAAAGGAAGCTCGGTAAGGGAGGCTTTGGTCAAGTTTTTGTTGGGAGAAGGGTGAGTGGTGGCAGCGATAGGATTGGGGCAGATGCAATTGAG GTGGCTCTGAAATTTGAGCACCGTAATAGCAAAGGATGCAATTTTGGCCCACCTTACGAGTGGCAAGTGTACAA TACGCTCAACGGTTGCTATGGAGTTCCTGCGGTTCATCATAAGGGTCGACAAGGAGACTTTTACATTCTT GTCATGGACATGCTTGGTCCAAGTCTCTGGGATGTGTGGAACTCTTCAGGGCAATC GATGTCTCCCAACATGGTAGCGTGCATTGCCGTTGAGTCCATATCTATTCTTGAGAAGTTTCATATGAAAGG GTTTGTCCATGGAGATGTGAAGCCAGAGAACTTCTTACTCGGTCAACCCGGAACAGCTGATGAGAAAAAACTCTACCTTATCGATCTTGGTCTAG CATCAAAATGGAAAGATTCGCACTCAGGCCAGCATGTTGAATATGATCAAAGACCTGATGTGTTCAG GGGAACAATAAGGTATGCAAGTGTTAATGCACATCTAGGTCGTACTGGAAGCCGGAGAGATGATCTGGAGTCGTTGGCTTATACCTTAATTTTTCTCTTGAAGGGAAGGTTGCCATGGCAAGGCTTCCAG GGTGATAACAAGAGCTTTCTTGTTTCCAAGAAAAAGATGTCAACTTCTCCTGAGCTGATGTGCTGTTTCTCTCCACCACCGTTTAAGCTATTCCTCGAGGCAGTCACCAATATGAAGTTTGACGAGGAGCCCAACTATGGGAAGCTTATTTCGCTTTTCGACACTCTAATCGAGCCGTGCGCTCTATCTAGACCAATTAGAATCGATGGAGCTCTAAAG GTTGGCCAAAAACGAGGGAGATTGCTTCTTAATCTGGAAGAGGATGAACAGCCGAAGAAGAAAATCAGAGTAGGCAGTCCTGCTACTCAATGGATTTCAGTCTATAACGGTCGTCGTCCCATGAAACAGAG ATATCACTACAATGTTGGAGAGACGAGGCTGCGCCAGCATGTACAGAAGGGTAATGAAGATGGCCTTTTGATAAGCTGTGTAGCATCAGCAGCTAATCTCTGGGCCCTCATAATGGATGCTGGAACTGGATTCAATTCTCAAGTTTATGAGTTGTCACCGGTCTTCCTGCACAAG gacTGGATTATGGAGCAGTGGGAAAAGAACTACTATATAAGCTCCATAGCTGGTTCAGATAACGGGAGCTCGTTAGTTGTTATGTCAAAAG GAACAACTTATTCTCAGCAGTCATACAAAGTCAGCGACTCATTTCCATTCAAGTGGATAAATAAGAAATGGAAAGAAGATTTTCATGTAACTTCCATGACGACTGCCGGTAATCGTTGGGGTGTGGTAATGTCTAGGAACTCTGGCTTCTCTGATCAG GTGGTGGAGCTTGACTTTTTGTACCCAAGCGATGGGATACATAGGAGGTGGGAGAATGGGTATAGGATAACATCAATGGCAGCAACTGCAGATCAAGCAGCTTTCATATTAAGCATACCAAAGCGTAAAATGGTGGATGAAACCCAAGAGACTCTTCGCACCACCGCCTTTCCAAGTACTCATGTCAAG GACAAATGGGCGAAGAATCTGTACATTGCATCAATATGCTATGGCAGGACAGTGTGCTGA